tcgttgtccacaaaaatattcatacataaataattatcaataataaaaatgttttccatgaattaataatttcaagcaattaGAACTGATCAttttcagaaaatgttttccaaatgaTACATATATCACCAATCAAACAAATGGAGCCAATGACAATCTTTCTGTCTACTCGTTACCACCAATGAGACAATAGTTATCACATATTTGTGGTCACACGACATGGAGGACCTTCAATCTGTAATGAGTCGGTTTTCCCTGATTTGAGAGCTTTTCTTTAATGAATTGATGGCATTGGATCGCTTACAAATAATTTAGAGGCCTTCTCGAGCTAATTGAAAGTAAAGAACAATATTACATACTAGACAAAAGTTTAGGAACATAATCATACAAATTGAAAGCTACGGATAACATTGCACGTCAGACAAAAGTTAAGAGACTAGCActgttattatttcaaaaaattcttcATTAATATTGTTGGATATTTTTCGGAATCAAGGTCCAACTTTATCAGGCCCTAATAAACTTTTCTAGCGCGCAAATCTTCTTAAGAAAATTACTTAATTAGTCACAAACATATTATACAATTGTTAATttgatcataaactttttaatttaatcaatttagacTTAAATCTTTGcgtaaaattttaatataatttttcagtAAATTGCCACTGGAAATCACTAACAAATGGTCCAATCATTGAATCAGCCCTCTTATGTGGTGTAAACGATGATCTAACATGCACAACTCTACACTAATCGGAGCAACGTCGCTTTGCAtacttatctattttttttcattttttttctttttcttttttatattttattttctttccttttccgtGTTTtctattcatcatcttcctcggAGAGCTCTTGTCATCGTCGTCCACTGCAGTTCAAGCTTGTTTTGAGGTTACCAACGACAAACAGCGGAGGACGCAAGGATCGCCGATTACTTCGATGTCGTAGCAGGAACAAGCACCAGCGGACTTTTGACTGCCATGCTGACGGCAACAAAGGACAAAAACCGCGCCGCCAAAGACATCAAATCCTTTTACTTCGATAACAGCCCCATAATATTTCCGCAAAAAAGGTGCCCGTGCTGTCGGAAATCATCTGTTTGAAGTTTAACCTTAAATTCGCAATCTagttcctcctttctctcttcattAAACATTCCTAACTGTCCTATTTTTCCGTTGCATTTCATTTCTATAAATAGCTGCTTGTTTTCCTCCATTACGCAATCGGCAAAGCTTGTGTTTGAGCCAAAAAATGACGGCAAGTATCTGCACACAATCTGAATTTGGCCAGTTTCTGGGGATATCCGTGGGAACTGGACCGGGGAAGGTTGAGGAGAATTATGAGGCCAAGTCTATGGCCAAATGGGGCGTCTTTTGTCGGTTGATGGGAGCCAATTCGGTTCCTTTAGTGGATGTGTTCGTGCAAGGAAGCGCCGACATGGTTGATTTTCACCTTTCCATGGTTTTCAAAGCACTTAATTGTGAAAGTAACTATCTCAGGATTCAGGTGATTCATGATAGGCTTAAACTCCAAATCTCACAGTACGGAAAGGTAGCTCTTGctcttctcttctttgtctGAGTTTCCTGTGGAACATCTAGGCTATTGAATAGAAGAAATGTTCATCCCTTGATAAAAATAGTTCTAGCTGCTGGCGAAGTATAACGGAGGGTTTGCAGGATGACACGTTGAGATGGACAATATCGACAATTGACACTTCTATGAAGGAGAATCTGAACAAACCTGTCAATGTCGGCAAGGAATTGTTGAAGAAGCCGGTTACAAAGGTGAACCTGGGGACTGGCAACTTGGAGCCTTCAAAGCTGGAGACTAATGAACAGGCTCTGAGAAGGTACTAGTAGAAATTCCTTTTTCATAACTTAGAGCCATTTATGGTTCTCTGACCATTCCAATTTCATTTCACAAGTAGAAAATCTAGTATAATGATAATGTACTCCTCTTATAGATGGACTAGGTTTGCAAAGATACTTGTGGAAGACAGGCGCCATTGTCACGCCAGACAATCCAAAACTCTGTCAAGCAAAGCATAGCATGAAGTTATAACATGGATCCTACATCGTATAGAACGTCGTGCAGTCATCTCTGTATGGAACTTATAGTGTGTTCAGTGAAAGCAGGGAAATCCCTGCTCTATCAATAAGAACCCGGTTGGTCTGAAAGAATTTATAGTGATTTTCTGAAAGAACAGTGATTGATCTTACTCTTTTATTATTCGGAGTCAGCACTTGCCTTTTCTCTGatttccctcctttttttttgtttttcctgaaTCACATTTAGATAAGGTATTGTTCTTCTCTTGCTAGTTGTTATGACTCCTAATTGTTGGCAGCACCCAGCGATGACCGCCTAAAATAGACCTAATAGAAATTGCCTTAAGATCGTACAAGAAGGTGGATTAGTCAAGATGATCTCGCCATGCATCTCGGTTGTGTAGTTAGTGAAATCTTTTATATAGTTAAATGTGAATCAATAAATCATCACTTAGACCCACCCCGCGGTGGACGAGTTGGTTCATGCCTTGACCCCTCAGCTGGAATGATAGAGGTTCAAAACTTCTCGCCCCCATTGCGCGACTTACCTGCAAcgccgtgggaggtgggtcctgCAGCGCCACCCCGAGTTTACGTCGCCGGCTGTCAGCTGTATGGCAGTTTccaggtcacaaaaaaaaaaaaaaatcatcgctTAGGCAAATTCAAGTTAGGTGAGagaatttcctctttttcccccattttttttaaaatgccataatttttttagttagtTTCTTTTATAACAATTGGGTGTCTTGCTGAGCATTCATTTTCCCTAACGAGTTTGATGGTCCCCCGTCTTACGCACGAAGTATAATTTTCGGATCATGGAATCTGTGCTCAGAGGATTGGCCTAAAGACAATACACAATTGTGGCGATCAAAATGAGGTCTTAAACGAGGCAAACATACTTCCTAATTGAGCGATCATTGTTGTTAATTTTCAGGTAACATACGCTGAAGTTTGCTGTCTGAATGAACTAAATCTACAAATACTCAAGGTTCTTGTAGAATAAAACAAGATTTGCTGCTACAATAAACTAAGGCCAACAACCATCAAAATACCACATTggatagataaaaataaaatgcccCATATGATTTCTCTTTTGTCAGAACAACTGTCAAGTTCCAGATGGATGCATGCCCCGGTTGCTTCTCGCCAAAACATGAAGTGAGTGTTTTTCGCGGGAGTTCCACTAGTTCTTGATAAACGATTGATTTCATctagtcaattgagttttaagCAATATATCTTCACACAATATTAATAATGTGACGTTTTTAtcaacttttgaaaacactGTTTTGTAGGGTCACTATCAATAATTGTTGGACTCCATTTTTGGTGGGTTGTTTCTTTATAGGGGAGTGAGGGGCGACCATCTTCTCCGCTTGATTAGCCCAATTTGACCTTAACACTTAGCAGAATGTTGGTCCTCACCTTCAGTTCAATGCTTTTGTTGAGTTTCAATCCTTAGATTCTCGCTGAAGTTGAGGGTTTTACTATCAACGGGAGAGTTTGTGGCGGCAAATGAAGAGTGACTCCCCAAAATCTAGTCGACTATTGGCCGAAAGAATCCATGCAGTGCCTAGATGTGGACTTGGAAAACCCTAGGGACCATATCAATGGATACGCACAAGTGAATAATCTTGACAAGCATATATAGCAGGTCCAGTTTCATCTGATGAGACCATCTGTGATATACGTTTACTGCCAACTACTACGACGTAGGATTACGGTCTGAAGTCCGATTCTTTTCTCCATATTGTTATAATAGGAGAGTTACTATGCGGTATACAcgctattgataaaaaaaaaatgcattgaaAGGCTTATTATTTGATTGGTCAAGAAACTACATGTCTTTGCATATCGGAAAGAGCAAACTGAAGGGTAAGTCCCTATAACTTCAAAAAGAACGAACACATAACATTGTCGGACATCTGAATCTCCCGCAACAAATTGCACCGCTGTGTACATAATGAATGTAAATTTGTAGCATATATATCCCGTCATAATTTAGTTCATGGAGCCAACGATTTTCCTCGGCGGAGCTGCTTCTCCACGGACAGTGTTTCCGCTAGCCTATGTTCAGAAAGtaacaagaaacagaaaaagagatCAACGAATATGTAAttgtcttttgttggaaaaatcgATTGTTCACTCGGAAttcattaataaattaaattatgtaGCCATTTAAACGAATACCTTTTGAGAGCCACTTCATTTGTACCCTGACTCAAAGGCTCAGAGACCCCAGTGTCCAAGTTGACCTTTGACACTGGTTTCTTCAACAATGCCTCTCCAACCTTCACAATATTCTCCAAGTTCTCCCTTGTGGCCTTGTCAACCGATGCCACATCTCCCGTCAATGTATCATCCTGCACCATTTTTTACCATGTCCTTTTCAGATTACACTTACTGAATGTTgtacttttataataaaataaaagtccgTAGATTTCTTTCAaggtgggttttttttttttttttgtcagaataaTGTTCCAATTTGGTATACTGGTCTTGGTATAATATCGCTCTTTAATGATAGTTAGACAGTGTATCACCTGAATGCGGAGGTAATGTTCGCATTTAAGAGACTGGAATACAGTGGAGAGATGAATATCCACCATGTCTGCACTTGCTTGTGTGTAGACATCAACTAACGGAGTCGAACCACCATTCGTGAGCCAGCCGAGCACACCCCATTTCGATGCTTTCTTGGCACTGTActttttctctgattttgatGAACCTGTGCCCAGCGACAGGACCAGGAACCTAGTATAGTCTGTTGGCTTCATATCAGGAACATCAAAGTCTGAGTTCGCATTGCTTATTTCTTTGGTCACCTCACTTACAGCCACTAGAGCCTGCGATaaatgaattatatgaaaaacgGTACAAATTATCACGGCAAGCTGTTCTAATTCTGGGAAAATCAGAATGAATTACGATGTCTGCATTGCTTCTAATACTGCTTTTTATGCATagattcatttcttttcctccttcgcCCGAGTCTTACTTCTCAAGGAGAATGGGGATAACTAGTGGGCTCCAGTAGCTGGCTGTTTTTTAACGCTTTCCAAACTTACAGACAGAGATGCCCTCAATGTTATTTGGAAAATTAGAAAGGTTGATAATGATAATTTCTCACTAGGAACACTTCTTTTTTACCGCAGGAGATTGATGGGGCAGATCTAGCGAATCAAAACGAGCACGCTGTTTAGGGAGGCTAACTGCTTTTGCGAACATGGGCAAGAATTTAAGAGGACAATCTTGTTATTTTTGATGAGACTCCTTGTCTTATGACTTCAATTCAAATTTTGGTAATAACTTATGCTGTACATGAACAATGATACTATTGGAGAGTATGCCCCTATTTTAGATAACTAATGTTAAGCTAATTTTAAGGAAGTCTTAGGTTTCCCTAAAAAATTGGTAGGTTCAAGAATACTCGCTAGGTTCTACTTTAACCAGTTCGAAATTGATAAAGCTCTCTACATATATTGTACACAGATTTCCTGACGATATGCTGTGCCTTATAGTGCCAAAGTTTTCTGATACAAATGAGCCTACCGGATTATTTGCCGCAACACCACCATCAATGAGATTGAATTGTCTGACTGATCCATTAGGGTTCTCAGTTCTGAAATAGTGGGCTGGAAGGTAAGTTGGTGCAGCCGAAGTTCCGATGCATATGTCTGAGACTAAAGCATCCAAGCTAGGATTCTTATTCACCTGAAACTCACACAGCACAGTCAGATAATTAACTAAAATAGCCATAGGGCAACTCATCTAGCTACTCTTATTGTTTTTCACCTAATGCTACTTTTTTGGGGTTTATAAGGTTTTTGTATTAATATTGACCCAACCTGGAAGCTGGAGAAGATAGTAGGCTGCAATTGCTTGACATCAAAGGTTGGAATGATCACATTAGTCAGTGTTTGGTGCAATCTGGTATCTCCCAATTTCTCCTTAATAAGTCTGTGCAGATACTTCCCGCTGTATTGTGGTCCAACCATGGCTTTGATTGTCCTCACAGCATTGGCAATTATGCTCGGACATCTGATCCATGAAAGAAGCTGAGAGTCATATGTTGGTCAAATACAATGATAGATTGGTCTCTAAATTTATTAGTAATCTGATCTCTAGGAGCTATATGATTGTATATATTCGCTAGTGAATTATTAAGACCTGAGCTGAGGGAAGATCTTAGGGCTGTGTTCCAAATAGAAGGCCTTGATGTCCTTGCCGCCATATAGAGGGCGGTTCTTCTTGTCTGGTGCCGCCAGCATTGCAGCAATGAGGCCACCAGTGCTGGTTCCAGAAATGACATCAAAGTAGTCTGCTATTCTTGCGTCCTCTCCATCCAGCTTCTGCATTATGCCATAGCCAGAAAGCTTGTTTCAGTCTTTGACGGGGTAAATAACCTGATCCTAACATAACCAacttggcaatttttttcttggactTGACCGGTTAGGCAGCATCCGCAGCTAGCTTGACCATATTATTCAACTCAAAGTTCAACCATGATGCGTACAATTAAATGCACATAGTTAGCTAGTAAGAACAGATGCATTCAGAGATGCACATGTTTAGGATGACCGAGTCTCTTGTCAAAGATGCATGGTgctatcccaaaagaaaaatgaaaaattgcatATGCTCAAATCAATGACATGACAAAAGATTATTGCAACAGAGTGTAGCTACCTGAAGCTCGGACTCTAAGAAACCCAGTATTATACCAGGAATAATTCCTCTAATCCCACCACCATCAATGCTTAGAATAGTGACCAGATTCCCACTAGCAGGAGGCTGCATTGATGATACCAAAAGATgtagaaatgaagaagaagaagaagaaattgaactcTTGCAGAGGCTTTGTGAAGAGAGACTGAATTTTTGGATGAAGTGATTAATTCTGCGTGCTGAGCAGTATATTTATAGATAACATGATTAATCCTGTTTCAATTCAacccttttgacaatttgaccGATTTTGGGGTGTTTCCCAAGTATATGTTGTGTTGGTCTCTCATTATAATATTTTCTGTTGCCTAATGTGGTTGTTGTTGTCGTCTTTCTC
The window above is part of the Eucalyptus grandis isolate ANBG69807.140 chromosome 6, ASM1654582v1, whole genome shotgun sequence genome. Proteins encoded here:
- the LOC104451861 gene encoding patatin-like protein 2 — translated: MTASICTQSEFGQFLGISVGTGPGKVEENYEAKSMAKWGVFCRLMGANSVPLVDVFVQGSADMVDFHLSMVFKALNCESNYLRIQDDTLRWTISTIDTSMKENLNKPVNVGKELLKKPVTKVNLGTGNLEPSKLETNEQALRRY
- the LOC104449341 gene encoding patatin-like protein 2 gives rise to the protein MQPPASGNLVTILSIDGGGIRGIIPGIILGFLESELQKLDGEDARIADYFDVISGTSTGGLIAAMLAAPDKKNRPLYGGKDIKAFYLEHSPKIFPQLRCPSIIANAVRTIKAMVGPQYSGKYLHRLIKEKLGDTRLHQTLTNVIIPTFDVKQLQPTIFSSFQVNKNPSLDALVSDICIGTSAAPTYLPAHYFRTENPNGSVRQFNLIDGGVAANNPALVAVSEVTKEISNANSDFDVPDMKPTDYTRFLVLSLGTGSSKSEKKYSAKKASKWGVLGWLTNGGSTPLVDVYTQASADMVDIHLSTVFQSLKCEHYLRIQDDTLTGDVASVDKATRENLENIVKVGEALLKKPVSKVNLDTGVSEPLSQGTNEVALKRLAETLSVEKQLRRGKSLAP